From Erigeron canadensis isolate Cc75 chromosome 5, C_canadensis_v1, whole genome shotgun sequence:
CATCCGGATAAAGAGCAGAAGCTTCCACCCCGAATGATGGTATTATCACAAAGTTTGTTTGATCTCCCTTAACAAATATGGAGTGATAGAGTGATAACATCATATCGGTTGGGAACGGAGACTCTGCAGGTTAAACAACAAATAGTAATGTTCTGTAATCATGGATTATAAGGAAAAgggatatattttatttatttttttgatgttgaaaaatatttactatACCTTGTAAGCTCTTCATAATTTGGTCTTCACTAACATAAACCTTTTTCAAGGTTTTGCCTATCTTCTTCTCCCACAACGATACCAACTCGGTATGTGAGTAAATGTTACCAGGAGGCTTGACGTATACAACTTTGTTCAAGGTTCTTGGGTCATCCACGGTTCTAATAGTGTAGGTTGCAATATCATATTCGTCGTTGAAAACAACTACATTATACAGTAGATGATTAGATATATAGTAGTacaggagtatatatatatattataacactTGAATAGTAAGTTTAgactaaaaaaaaagagaaaaatttaATTACCTTTTGCGTTTCCGTCACCTAAGATAAAGACTTTGTCCCTTGGGGGAGCCGTGACTCCCGGTTGAGATAATGTTGGAAGGAAAAAACCAGACATACAATTCGAAGAAATATATGTATGAGGGATATTTTCAGCCTCAATGGCACGACGAATCTTAGCCTTGGTTGCGAAAGCCGATTTGGCTGGCTCTAAAGCACCATCAGTACAATAATCCACATCATTTCCATACTCGGATGGGTAGAATCTCTTGATATTTTAGATTTTGGAACACATTAGTAAGAGTAAAAGTTAGAAATAAATTAGCTTAATTCATTTAGACAATTAGTatgaaaaatcaaatatgaCAAACTGACTTTAAAATTACAAGGATCCTAACATGTACGTACGTCATCATTTTGGTCGTAAACGACCAGAAGGAAAATATTTCGAAATTCACAATGGGTAGTTGGTTCAAAAGGTCATTCAAAATTTTACAATCGTAGAAACTTCAATTCTAGCTTCTATTAAAGtactattattaat
This genomic window contains:
- the LOC122599380 gene encoding isoflavone reductase-like protein — translated: MTVTKSKILIIGGTGYLGKFLVEASVKHGHPTFILVRKSTLPTTNPSKSSLIDSFKESGVTLITGDLYDHSSLVKAIKEVDVVISAIDQDHHEDQVRIIAAIKEAGNVKRFYPSEYGNDVDYCTDGALEPAKSAFATKAKIRRAIEAENIPHTYISSNCMSGFFLPTLSQPGVTAPPRDKVFILGDGNAKVVFNDEYDIATYTIRTVDDPRTLNKVVYVKPPGNIYSHTELVSLWEKKIGKTLKKVYVSEDQIMKSLQESPFPTDMMLSLYHSIFVKGDQTNFVIIPSFGVEASALYPDVKYTTVDEYLNGFVSPCVSHVSTSISKFAPYWSIFTET